TCGTTTCTATAAGTACTTGATCTCTAGACACAATGTCCCTCTAAATTACTTATACCTCACATGCTATTCTGTAATGTAAGTTATTTTCATCCACAAATAGTATACTAGCTATGCTGATTTCGATATCAAGAGGTTGTTTAAAGTATACTTTGATGAATGATAATTCGATCTTAGGATATATATAAGCTGTGGAGTCACTTGTGCTTTCCCCTTCTAAACTCCGCGTTGGTAAGGAGCCGGGTATATCAAGAAACTGATTGACAGTCCCAAGACGGTTTTTTTGGACATGACTATTGTTTCATAACAAATACATCCCATaatcattgaaattaatttttaagATATCTACAACTTGGGAATTATCCAATAGATGATTTTAACCCTCTCACATGAACATCTAGTGATTCTTGAAGATATCCTCAGTAACAATATTCTGACCTGATTATATACCTTGATATATTAGTGAATATTATTGTACTCTACTTTCAGTTAGTAACATGTGCCTGAGTAATTGGAAATAGTAAAAATGTTGGCCTTTCATTTGCCACATCTCTAGCATCGCAATTGCTATTGCCTTGATGTTTTATTTCCATGTCAACTTTCACTTAGTGGAAATGAGTTGGATATAATTTTTAGGATTGGGGCTAAGGAATCTTGCTCAACATAACAAAAAGTTTCCAATTatgaataaaataacaGGTTACCAAGTTGGATATCAGTTGCTATTATTTTACCTTTGTCAGTATCAAATTGTATGCTCCAACATTTCACATTATATAAATTCTAAATGGATTAGATATCGAATACAAGAAAGTGATGCACTAATAAAAGTAGAATATTTACAAAGAATATTGCCAGTTACAATATGTATACTGTTAGAAACATTTTCATCTGCTATAATTATTACTTTGCATTTGACTCCTTGACCAATATTCTTGGTTAATGAGTCCAGCTTATAATTAGCTTcttaatttgaaaaaaaaggaaatcTGCGATGACATGCATAAACAGAGGCAATATTGTACTTGAAGTAGAAACGAAACAGACATAAATCAAAGGCAACAACACCTCAGAAAATCACAGATGATGGATAGAACAGTTACACACCCAGAGGAGAACATACAACAACTGATTGTTGGGCTTTTAAGCAAGgtcatcaatttcttgcAGATACTGATCCCAGTTATTGTTCGGTTTAGCAAGGAGTACCCTACAGCTTTTATAGTCATTTCTTTGATCATAGGCCTGTATGTAGTCTGGAGATGTATCATGAGCTTATATGCTATGGTTAGAAGATTGTTCTATCTGTCTCTTGTGTTGCTTGTGGTGTGTGCTTACATGCGTGGTGCAGAACTGTTCTTCGAACACGACGTTCCACTGGTGGCGAACGGTATCTGGGACAACAGAGAACTGATTAAGAGCTCTGTGGTATCTACATGTACATACGGCTACAAAATACTAAGACAGAATTCCATTATTCTGTATTACTACCTGAAGAACCAACTGGAAGAAGCTATCcaaaaatgataaactTCCTTGTCACATATGGACATAGACAATTACCAATTATGTTTTTGATCGCTGGAGTTCGCACTAAGTATGGGTACGTTAACAGATTAGCTAATAGGTCTGCTTCTCTATAGAGTTTCTCCGTATGTGAAAGGATCTGCAAGAAGTTAAAGCCATACATTGGTGACAAAGACTCATCGAGGTGAAAGAGAGTTACTTACAACGATTTATCCGAGACTTCTTGTGAATCATTCAGGGGGAGTACGTTTGTCTTTATCCTTTGAGTGTTAAACTTTCTATGTTATTGAATGGCACTCTTATTGGGCATTCCCATCGTCTTACTTTGGGAAAAGGGGGATTCTGGCTCTACGCCCATTCTTCCCTAACTTGATGGGTCGAAAGAAGATGCATTAGCTTGAAGTTGTTAGAGAGACTCATATACTGTATATTTGCTGTTGTAAACTCCAGGTCCCCTTTTCAACTTGGAACTTCCCTCATCAAGAAGTATTTAAAGTAGCTTCCCTAGAGAACTTTTATTATATCTGTAAAAACAACTTTAAACTATTGCTATAGCATTAATTATAGAGCACAGCATTAATAGACAAAAGTCAGCAGAACATAGGCACATACAAATATGGTGAAAGATACTGAATACTATGATATCCTTGGTGTGAAACCAGAGGCTACTTCTGCCGAAATTAAGAAGGCCTACAGAAGGCGGGCAATGGAAACTCATCCAGACAAGCATCCTAATGACCCTAATGCCCAGGCCAAATTCCAAGCAGTTGGTGAAGCGTATCAAGTTCTGAGTGATGACGAATTGAGGAAGAGATATGATCAGCTTGGTAAAGAGAGTGCTGTGCCTCAACAAGGTTTTGTCGACCCATCTGAGTACTTTACTGCGATTTTTGGTGGTGATGGTTTTAAAGAATGGGTTGGTGAGTTCTCTTTGTTCAAGGAGCTTGGAGAAGCTGCTGCTGAGGAAGCTGCAACAGGAACTACTTCTGCTGAGGCTGCTGCTGAGGCTAATGGCAGTGCAAATGGAAAGTCGAAATTGACCAAGGAACAACGGGAGAAACTAGCAGAAATGCAAAAGAGAAGGAGAGAGGACCTGATCAAGCAGGTCGAGGAACTTTCAAACAAACTTAATGCCAAATTGGACAGCTatgttgttgctgttaAGGGTAATCACTTGGATGAATTCCAAAAGAAGTTGactcaagaaattgaagagtTAAAACTTGAAAGTTTCGGCCTTGAGTTGTTGCATATCTTGGCCAAAGTATACCGTAACAAAGCAAACAACTATCTTCTCTCTAAGAAAACACTAGGTGTTTCACGTTTCTTGACAGGGTTCAGAGATGGTGCTAAAGATGTCAAGTCCACTTATAGTTTAATACACACAGGCTACGAAGCTCAAAAGACCATGCAAGGTCTAAGTGAAGTGAATCCTGAAGAATTAAGCCCCGAAGAGCGTGCTAAGTTCGAACATATGGTTGCGGGGAAGACCTTGGGTGTGATGTGGGCTATGTCTAAATTTGAACTTGAACGTAAACTAAGAGAAGTCTGCAACAGAATTCTAAATGACCGTAATGGTCACGATAAGACGTTGAAGGCCAAGGGTTTGCTGTTCCTAGCTGACAACTTCTCAAGAGCCAGAAGATCGCCTGAGgaagcagaagaagcaagAGTATTTGAAGAGTTGATCTTGGGCCAGCAGGAAAGACAAACTAAGAGACGTTACAGGGTCCAATGAACACGAGAAGCCCTAACCTTATCACATAATTTAAACCTAATCGGTTACTTGTAAATTACAATATGTACTACACTCTATAAACGTGTATTTTGTGTTCTAATGAATAATTTAGCATTGTTACTGACCTGTCATTATGGGCTTCCAAATTGTAAATCCTTTCCCACGCACAATTCCTTTAATGGATCAAATCCGATAAAACAACAAGAATAGAGATTATGGGAAACACAAGAATATTATCTGGCGCAATTGATTCTATCAGGAAAGGAAATTACCAACAAATAACTAAAAGTGAAGTTGGTAAATTGCAATTCCAAAACCATCGCCAAGTTTTCCTAGCTACTTTAACTCTGACTTTGCACTGCCTTAAACTGGTTAAATAATACACTGCAGTAATcgattttatttattttgtgaACAATAAAGGAGCAAACGAATTGAAACACAGGTGATAATGGGGTTGCGTGGTTTTATCAAGCTCTTTGCTGTTTTTGGAACTCTTCTAGCTTTGTTTTCGAACTTATTCATATACACATACCCTTCAATTCATCCTGGTAGATGCTCCTGGGCACGTACCAAGAATGATAAGTTTGTGGATGTATCTCTACCAAAAGGTCTATCCACCACAAATAAAGTTAAAATAACTGTTCAGAACTACTTTAATGATCTATTTGGGTACACTGAGAATACCGAGGATTCTGCTGTTGAAGATATTCATTTCATGGCATTTGGTGATCCTCAAATTAAAGGTATCTTTAAGAACACACCATATAATACCAGGTTAGATATTTTTGGAAATGATTACTACTTGGGTCACATATACtcaatgatgaagaaaaggtTAAAGCCTTTACATGTGGCGGTTCTGGGAGATTTATTCTCATCTCAATGGATCGGTGATTCCGAATTCTATAATAGGACCTATAGGTATATGGATCGCATCTTTCAAAGAGACACCACTGAGATTGTAAATATTAAGGAGAATCATCATGACGAAGAAGGCCAGTATAAAACAGACTGGAAAGCTTGGGGTGATCAGTTTAAGGAATACTACGAGAATAACATGACGTTCCCATTTGGTTATTCTGATGTTTATTCGTGGAATCCTAACCAGGAAAACTtcttatttattaatatttctGGTAACCATGACTGTGGTTATTCTGGAGATGCCACTTACCAACATATGTCTAGATACTACGACATGTTTGGTAAAGATAATTATTGGATTGAATATGATACAAATACTGACCACCCATGGCGTATTGTTGTCCTGAATAGCTTATTGTTAGATGGCCCACCTTTGCAACAAGAGTTTGTTGATGCAACATGGGAATTCCTATACCAATTGTTTGAGCGCCGTTTTGAAGGAAACACAATTTTACTATCTCACGTACCATTCTATAAAGAGGAAGGTCTATGTGTTGATGGTCCAGAATTTAGATACTATCCGGAAGTTTTCGAAAGAGAACCATATAAAGCTAATCTATTAAGATCACAAAACCATCTAAGTAAGGAAACTTCAGAAAAAGTTTTAAACTTGGTGTTCGATAATGATAAACCAGGTATAGTATTGACTGGTCATGACCACGAAGGCTGTGAGACTATTTATAATAAGTTCAAGAATGGTACATGGGAAGCTACAAGAAAACCAGTTTATGAGGATACACTTGCTCATATACAGGAGGTTACGGTTAGAGCTATGATGGGTGAGTTCTATGGTAATACTGGCTTAATTACTGGTCATTTTAATAAGTCACTGAAAACCTGGGAATGGAAATTTTCCTTGTGTCCTTTTGCTATACAGCATGTCTGGTGGATTGCCAAAGTCTCAGCATTAATTTCAGGTTTTCTATGGTCTTTTATTGTTCTTCTGAACTAGGATAgtgataatatttataataatgatattgaagttttcttttgtgcATAGGCAATTTATGTCATTATATTCGGCGGAACCACTTTGTTTAGAACTATGGCATGCGTACTCCTTCTAATTGCACAAGCTTTAGAAAGAgcagaatttttttttcttttagcaTAGCTTTTGCAGCTAACAATACTTCTCACTCTTATAAAATCATAAAGATGTAAACAATTTATTATGTACAAAGTCgaaatatttaaaataaaatatgtcTTGAAATAAATTATGCAGATATGGAGTCTTTGCCCCTTTTCAGTTGTTGCAGAAGTTGTTGTCCATGAGATAGTgcattatcatcatctccAGTTAGAGAATTTTGTTCTGTATCCCGACCATCAGTATTgctttgtttttgattatCTTTTAATAATCCGTAGTCAAGTTTGAAATTGACCTTATCAATCACTGTCCAGTCGTCCAgtttaaatattttataatcTCCAATTTCGTACTGATCATTCACTAGTTTAGGTTCTCCTTGTCTTAAGAACCACATAACTTCATTATTAGCCACTCTCCACTCTCTATTTTTGAGTACTTTAGAAGCGATCTGCTTTTCTAAGGGCGTTACACTAAAGTAATAGTTGTAAAATAGAGTGAACATGTCCAACGATTCAAATTTTGACATCAAGATTTCTTCATTGAAATTTGCTTCATTGTTTCTTAAAGAAGACCATAATGAATGACGAGCTGTATCCCATTGCTGTGCCGATCTGAAAGCATCAAGAGGTGAAGGCGGATTAACGCCATAAGGAACATTATCTAGTCTGAATATATTGCAGGTATCTCTGGATCTTCTTATCTTACCTTCTGAAGTTGTtgttatattattcttCGTCAAATCCATGCCCATAATAAACTCTTGAATACCACTTGGTAGCAAAAGCATTTCAAAATCAGAAGATAAAGCAGATTTCAAATgctctttcttcaagttctgAGTATTTGATTCATCCAATGACAATTGTTCTTCAGAGTCACTTTCGATTTCCTCATAGTCTGAATCAGAGAAATCTGAAAATAGAGGTGCTTCCAATATAGGACTGTCAATATTCACTTCTTGctctttattattattctcaTCTGATGTATTGTCCATAGAGCCTTTGGCATTATCATTTTGTGGTTCAGCAGGTTTCGTTTGCTCAGACACTGAATTGATTTGAGTTGCGGCAGACACGCTTTGTTCGTGCGCTTTTTCCAATCTTTCTGCCAATGTTGTTCCAGTAGTGTTGATTTGTGTCTTTGAAATTGTGGGAGTCTGCTCATTTGTTTGTTGAGTTATCGAATTTGAGCGCGAAGACATAGTAGCTACCAAAGAAGGAGGTGAATTTATTTTGCGTTCTTTTTCTATACCATGAGATGCTGCAACAGACCATTTTAAATCACCTGCCGGCCTGGCTGGAACCACAGCTGGTTTTAGAATGGTAGAACTTGTCATTCCATTTTGAGTTTGAATGTGCGTATGACTACCCTTTATTTCAGCTGTGTCAGTATTGAAGCCAGTGGTTGTCGGCCTAGATGATACAGGTGTCGAAGTTGTGGGCTTTTTCACTAGAGGACTACGAGGAGTTGTATTTGCCGTtgaattttcaattttactAACTATAGGAGATACCGACTCGCTCTTATTATTGCTcttatcatcatttttatcatcTGAGTTAGAAATAATGGATGAATCTGCTGACTGAGGTTTTGCAGCTGGTATTGATATAGTTGGTGGAGCATTTGCTGTAGCGATAGCAGCGTTTTTAGCGGCCACCTTTGCTGCTTTTTTAGCCTCTCTCTCTAGTTTCCTCAATTCCTTCTTAGAAAGTTTTGACGTGTCTATCGAATCCAAATCTATTGGTTCGTTGTTTTCGCCGCCTAGATTATCTTCTGAACTTTGTGCAGCAAAATATTGTGCCACTTCATGAGCAATAGCTTCATTTGAGGTTAAATCTAGAGTATCATAAATAGTTTCATCTTCCACAAAATCAGGTTCTCTGTTTGATTCGATGAAATATCGAATATCATCTTTGATAGCATTTACTTTTTGTGGATCTAATTCCTCGTTGGCTAACAACCTTAATGCAAGTTCCATTTGCTGCTGATGCCAACGATAACGAAGCTGTAATGCTTTTAGTTGgtctttcttttcatcgTTTGCTGCTGATGCagtctttttctttttgttcaaCACTATAAGTCGGTCAATTTCTATCTGAGCAGCTTCATATTGTCTTTCCAACTCGTCAATCTCTTGTGAGAGGTAATCGGAAACTTCTTTTATCTCCTTTTCTTGAGGGCCCAGCGTGTCTGATTTTTTTAAACTTATATTAGAGTAAGCCTTCTCTTTTGAGGCCTTCTCAACAGctttatatttttccaTCGCAGTTTCTACTGACCTTCGGTATTCTAGCAGAGAGTCTTTATCTTTTATCTCTGGTGAGCTCTGCCATGATTTGATCTGTTCTCGTAGCCTTTGTAGTTTTTTTACTTCACGTTTAAGATCAGATTCGAGTTTCTCTTTTTGAGACGGATTATTTGTACAACTTTCATGCCTTTCATAATaactatcaaatatatCTAGACCTTCATTGATCTTTTTAAAGACCCTGTCTATTTCCTGTTGAAGTTTCCTATGAGCCATTTTGTTTTCCTGGTTGATATTACAGAGACTAATACAATCGATACTATATCATTCAAATTATATTCAAACGCAATCTTGATTTTTACCGCAAAGGTTCTCTTATAGGGtgttttctttgttgttgtttttttgtgACGTTTAGAACGTTAATGTCTGTCTATTTCAAATTCCTTGTAGTCGCTGTTTATGGGAATATGTTAGCGAGAAGAGTAAGTTTTCTATAGTCTGGCAATTTGAAAGTGTCTTGCTAGATTTGGGATTAgtatcctttttttttctcttcttattattaattttggtCAAGTTCTATAGTTCAACCAATATAGTCCTCCGAAAAGTACAAATATCTTCAAAGGGCAATTGAATCCactataatataatacttGTTTGTACAGTCCTTGTGAATGAAATCTAATTATAAGCAAGTATCGGTGTCTCACTAATACTATAAGTCTCTTTTCAATAGTGtgaaaaaagaatttttattcaattactgaaaaaaaaaataaagcgTACAGGAAAGcacttaatttttttttttctttgctgaTTTCTGGCAAGACCTCCCACTATAACCGATTGGAAGGTTATTGTGTTGGCACTCAGTATCAATATACGAGGTTTCTTCCTTGAATTCAAATTGTATTTCCCAATGTTCCCAAATGAGTTTCTGCCAACAATACAGTTTCTTGTTTCCCACGTCTCTTGTGATATTAAAGTCCTGATTTTCTGGGATTTGTTATTTCTCTCAGAAATGACGTCATTTTTTCCCGCAATTAATGGATATTAGCCGGAGATTCAAACTGTTTCACTTAAGGTATTGGCGGGCCAGTCTAACTAAGAATGCATAAGTAAGTTGAACAAGCACTTTCTCTTGCTGTCTGTTTGTGTGGTCATAGCCATAAGCGGTGTAACTGGTATATAACTGTAGATGCCAGGGTTATTTTAGCTAAGAGCCGACGCCAAAGAAATGTCAAATATCTTGTAAAAATTGTTCAATCTCGTGGTATCATACTACAGTATTGCAATTATGGTGGTAGTTGAATTTGCCATTGGTTAATTGTTACCATCTTTATGTAATTGGGATTTGTTGAGGGCCTTATTATAGTTAAATTTGTCACTGGTAATAtctattgaaattttgtttAATAATCTCAACGATAACTGGAAACATTTCTTTCGACATTTGTTATTAatgttttgatattgtGGCTTCTCCTTATTACTACTGCTATTTGTTCATGTATTGTTAGtttttttcatcatatATTGTGTAATACAAACTTGCAACTGTCCATGTATAGTATCTGGACCTTCCATAGTGTTGAGATAAGCGCCAGTAAAACGAAAATGGAGGAGTATACTTTGAACAAAGCTTGTCATATTTTATACCGTTTAGATTTCAGAAGTATGTAAATTTTCTGAATTGAATCTCTTGTAAAGAGGTTCGATCGGTTGTGTCATAAAGCACTTGTTCCGTAGTTCGTAAACTTCGGAGATCTCAAGCATCAGTAGACGATGCCTACGTTTGACCATGGCTAGGTTGTATAACCCAAGACATGCTAGTAGCATAGGATCCAATAGTATAAATATTACAGTTACAATTATGGATATtctgcaattttttttttgactttGAAGGATTTTGATTCCagaattgtttttgatCTCAATGGTTGACATTTTAAAAAATGCTTGACAATGTTTTATTACTGACAATATAGAACTCTTAGCGATTAATAATCAAAGGAGTGCCCTTTATAATTGTATGAATTCCATTTTTAAAGAAACCGTAGAGCTGCTTAAGAAATCTTTACGAAACAtttaaatttctttgtaACTCATCAGTTCtagtattatatttatcaatatcCCCTATGAGAAGACATTGTCTTGCAATTGTATCGAGAGGTCGATTGGTTGGTTGTAATTGCTCTCTTCTCATAGCATGTATTAGAGAAACTGCTTTATCAAACACActgttgatattttttatctCCGTGTACTTCTTTATTAAGATGCCTAAATCTGTTATCATAAAAG
This window of the Nakaseomyces glabratus chromosome L, complete sequence genome carries:
- a CDS encoding uncharacterized protein (CAGL0L01045g~Protein of unknown function), giving the protein MAFMITDLGILIKKYTEIKNINSVFDKAVSLIHAMRREQLQPTNRPLDTIARQCLLIGDIDKYNTRTDELQRNLNVS
- a CDS encoding uncharacterized protein (CAGL0L01023g~Protein of unknown function); protein product: MSTIEIKNNSGIKILQSQKKNCRISIIVTVIFILLDPMLLACLGLYNLAMVKRRHRLLMLEISEVYELRNKCFMTQPIEPLYKRFNSENLHTSEI
- the APQ12 gene encoding Apq12p (CAGL0L00935g~Ortholog(s) have role in lipid homeostasis, nuclear envelope organization and endoplasmic reticulum, integral component of membrane, nuclear envelope localization) translates to MMDRTVTHPEENIQQLIVGLLSKVINFLQILIPVIVRFSKEYPTAFIVISLIIGLYVVWRCIMSLYAMVRRLFYLSLVLLVVCAYMRGAELFFEHDVPLVANGIWDNRELIKSSVVSTCTYGYKILRQNSIILYYYLKNQLEEAIQK
- a CDS encoding J domain-containing protein (CAGL0L00957g~Protein of unknown function), which codes for MVKDTEYYDILGVKPEATSAEIKKAYRRRAMETHPDKHPNDPNAQAKFQAVGEAYQVLSDDELRKRYDQLGKESAVPQQGFVDPSEYFTAIFGGDGFKEWVGEFSLFKELGEAAAEEAATGTTSAEAAAEANGSANGKSKLTKEQREKLAEMQKRRREDLIKQVEELSNKLNAKLDSYVVAVKGNHLDEFQKKLTQEIEELKLESFGLELLHILAKVYRNKANNYLLSKKTLGVSRFLTGFRDGAKDVKSTYSLIHTGYEAQKTMQGLSEVNPEELSPEERAKFEHMVAGKTLGVMWAMSKFELERKLREVCNRILNDRNGHDKTLKAKGLLFLADNFSRARRSPEEAEEARVFEELILGQQERQTKRRYRVQ
- the NOT3 gene encoding CCR4-NOT core subunit NOT3 (CAGL0L01001g~Ortholog(s) have ubiquitin-protein transferase activity) — its product is MAHRKLQQEIDRVFKKINEGLDIFDSYYERHESCTNNPSQKEKLESDLKREVKKLQRLREQIKSWQSSPEIKDKDSLLEYRRSVETAMEKYKAVEKASKEKAYSNISLKKSDTLGPQEKEIKEVSDYLSQEIDELERQYEAAQIEIDRLIVLNKKKKTASAANDEKKDQLKALQLRYRWHQQQMELALRLLANEELDPQKVNAIKDDIRYFIESNREPDFVEDETIYDTLDLTSNEAIAHEVAQYFAAQSSEDNLGGENNEPIDLDSIDTSKLSKKELRKLEREAKKAAKVAAKNAAIATANAPPTISIPAAKPQSADSSIISNSDDKNDDKSNNKSESVSPIVSKIENSTANTTPRSPLVKKPTTSTPVSSRPTTTGFNTDTAEIKGSHTHIQTQNGMTSSTILKPAVVPARPAGDLKWSVAASHGIEKERKINSPPSLVATMSSRSNSITQQTNEQTPTISKTQINTTGTTLAERLEKAHEQSVSAATQINSVSEQTKPAEPQNDNAKGSMDNTSDENNNKEQEVNIDSPILEAPLFSDFSDSDYEEIESDSEEQLSLDESNTQNLKKEHLKSALSSDFEMLLLPSGIQEFIMGMDLTKNNITTTSEGKIRRSRDTCNIFRLDNVPYGVNPPSPLDAFRSAQQWDTARHSLWSSLRNNEANFNEEILMSKFESLDMFTLFYNYYFSVTPLEKQIASKVLKNREWRVANNEVMWFLRQGEPKLVNDQYEIGDYKIFKLDDWTVIDKVNFKLDYGLLKDNQKQSNTDGRDTEQNSLTGDDDNALSHGQQLLQQLKRGKDSISA
- the TED1 gene encoding Ted1p (CAGL0L00979g~Ortholog(s) have role in ER to Golgi vesicle-mediated transport and endoplasmic reticulum localization); amino-acid sequence: MGLRGFIKLFAVFGTLLALFSNLFIYTYPSIHPGRCSWARTKNDKFVDVSLPKGLSTTNKVKITVQNYFNDLFGYTENTEDSAVEDIHFMAFGDPQIKGIFKNTPYNTRLDIFGNDYYLGHIYSMMKKRLKPLHVAVLGDLFSSQWIGDSEFYNRTYRYMDRIFQRDTTEIVNIKENHHDEEGQYKTDWKAWGDQFKEYYENNMTFPFGYSDVYSWNPNQENFLFINISGNHDCGYSGDATYQHMSRYYDMFGKDNYWIEYDTNTDHPWRIVVLNSLLLDGPPLQQEFVDATWEFLYQLFERRFEGNTILLSHVPFYKEEGLCVDGPEFRYYPEVFEREPYKANLLRSQNHLSKETSEKVLNLVFDNDKPGIVLTGHDHEGCETIYNKFKNGTWEATRKPVYEDTLAHIQEVTVRAMMGEFYGNTGLITGHFNKSLKTWEWKFSLCPFAIQHVWWIAKVSALISGFLWSFIVLLN